In Chryseobacterium gotjawalense, the following are encoded in one genomic region:
- a CDS encoding serine hydrolase domain-containing protein, producing the protein MLQKFKLLYFLFLLAAMFSCKSEADKQVERTVARNAVIDSTLTVFKQKLLKAQIDSVFAKTQFNGSVSVLQDGKILYQKENGFEDFKDKTKLNRSSVFAIGSVSKQFTAVLILLQEEEGKFSTEDKVSKYLTEFQPRQFENIKIKELLNHTSGISDFGNGLLSEPGQEFNYSNKGFYYLGKIIEKVSGKSYDENVMDLFRKAEMKNSSTANLFKGAHFASAYIGNSKNFSKVENMPERLSAKEISVPAGGILSTVTDLHRWNNGLFNGNILKTSSLKKVTEKSADRNHQILGKMGYGFGLMMNVQKPESYFHTGYVKGSPSLNMYYPETNTSVVVLSNFADESKGKNAVFYPHKEVKKATDWVENAVVEFRKEMLKTSLSE; encoded by the coding sequence ATGCTTCAAAAATTCAAACTGCTTTATTTTCTCTTTCTATTAGCTGCAATGTTTTCCTGTAAATCGGAAGCAGATAAGCAGGTTGAGCGAACCGTAGCGCGAAATGCGGTCATCGACAGTACACTCACCGTTTTTAAGCAAAAGCTCTTGAAGGCTCAAATCGATTCTGTGTTTGCGAAAACCCAGTTTAATGGCAGCGTTTCTGTTCTTCAGGATGGGAAAATTTTATATCAAAAAGAAAACGGTTTTGAAGATTTTAAGGACAAAACGAAACTCAACCGCAGTTCGGTTTTCGCAATTGGTTCGGTAAGCAAACAGTTTACGGCAGTTTTGATTTTGTTGCAGGAAGAAGAAGGAAAATTTTCCACAGAGGACAAAGTTTCAAAATATTTAACGGAATTTCAACCACGACAATTTGAAAATATTAAGATTAAAGAGTTACTGAATCACACTTCAGGAATCAGCGATTTCGGAAATGGTTTGCTTTCAGAACCGGGGCAGGAATTTAATTATTCCAATAAAGGATTTTATTATTTGGGAAAGATCATTGAAAAGGTTTCGGGTAAGTCGTATGATGAAAATGTCATGGATCTTTTCAGAAAAGCGGAGATGAAAAATTCTTCCACTGCGAATCTTTTTAAAGGAGCGCATTTCGCGTCCGCTTATATCGGTAATTCAAAGAATTTTTCTAAAGTTGAAAATATGCCGGAGCGACTTTCAGCAAAAGAAATTTCTGTGCCTGCAGGTGGTATTTTGTCAACGGTTACTGATTTGCACCGTTGGAATAATGGTTTATTTAATGGGAATATTTTAAAAACATCTTCTTTAAAAAAGGTAACGGAAAAATCTGCTGACCGGAATCACCAGATTCTAGGGAAAATGGGTTATGGTTTTGGTTTGATGATGAATGTACAAAAACCTGAATCGTATTTTCATACCGGTTATGTAAAAGGGTCGCCTTCTTTAAATATGTATTATCCGGAAACAAATACTTCGGTGGTGGTTTTGTCTAATTTCGCCGATGAAAGCAAAGGGAAAAATGCCGTTTTTTATCCGCACAAAGAAGTGAAGAAAGCAACTGATTGGGTGGAAAATGCAGTTGTTGAATTTCGAAAAGAGATGTTGAAAACTTCCCTTTCCGAATAA
- a CDS encoding pirin family protein: MKTIYHKADSRGHANHGWLNSYHTFSFANYQNPERVHFGVLRVLNDDSVTKGMGFGTHPHRDMEIISIPLSGDLEHKDSMGTTAVIRKGEIQVMSAGTGVQHSEYNKNKDEEVKFLQIWVFPRETGVEPRYDQKSIVEGAKINDFQQILSPNKDDDGVWIHQDAWFNLANFEKGYAKDYTLNKNGNGVYAFVLKGSAKIGDQILNERDGLGIWDTKSFNVEALDDTEILLMEVPMELPDYLKQ; encoded by the coding sequence ATGAAAACAATTTATCATAAAGCAGATTCAAGAGGTCATGCAAATCATGGCTGGTTAAACAGTTATCACACTTTTAGCTTTGCAAATTATCAAAATCCTGAACGCGTCCACTTCGGAGTTTTGCGCGTGCTGAACGATGATTCAGTTACGAAAGGAATGGGGTTTGGGACACATCCGCACCGGGATATGGAAATTATTTCAATTCCATTATCAGGCGATTTAGAACATAAAGATTCTATGGGAACCACTGCGGTAATCAGAAAAGGCGAAATCCAGGTGATGAGTGCAGGAACCGGAGTTCAGCATAGTGAATACAATAAAAACAAAGATGAAGAAGTTAAGTTCTTGCAGATTTGGGTTTTCCCCCGGGAAACAGGTGTTGAACCAAGATATGATCAAAAGAGTATTGTAGAAGGTGCAAAAATTAATGACTTTCAGCAAATATTATCTCCCAATAAGGACGATGATGGTGTTTGGATCCATCAGGATGCCTGGTTCAATTTGGCAAATTTTGAAAAAGGCTACGCAAAAGATTATACGCTCAACAAAAATGGAAATGGAGTCTATGCTTTTGTTTTGAAAGGCAGTGCAAAAATTGGTGACCAGATTTTAAATGAAAGAGATGGTTTAGGAATTTGGGATACTAAAAGTTTTAATGTGGAAGCTTTAGATGACACTGAAATTCTTTTAATGGAAGTGCCAATGGAACTGCCAGATTATCTTAAACAGTAA